The following proteins are co-located in the Psilocybe cubensis strain MGC-MH-2018 chromosome 5, whole genome shotgun sequence genome:
- a CDS encoding Cytochrome P450 monooxygenase 124 yields MQSVPVLLLGFVAIYIIQKLVRYWSALRSIQNLPGYRILFRDVSAASFLGSIPGVAPGFNANFQDKHSIALSTADADVAKEITSSRYRFPKPIDQYEALSVYGLNIVASEGDDWKRYRKIAAPAFSDRNNKLVWEETVKIMDGLFDEVWKNQDVVTVDHCLDITLPIALFVIGVAGFGKSMTWHDEDQGIPAGHSLSFKDSLHTASVDITIKLLFPDILLKYGTPRLRRVRKAYQELGVYMAEMVQERTASEKAERHDLFTNLLEANNDDSDGVRLTSDELIGNIFIFLLAGHETTAHTLCFTFALLAMHEDEQEKLFQHIKTTLPDGRMPTYDDMPRLTYSMAVFYETLRLFPPAPLVPKISSEDTVLTVGNIHGQKRVVPVAKGTRVIVHIPGLHYNPRYWDDPESFRPSRFLSPDWNRDAFLPFSAGARACLGRKFFETEGIAALTMLVSRYKIKVKYEPEFAAESFEQRYNRILKAYTRLTLTPERVPLTFLRRS; encoded by the exons ATGCAGAGTGTCCCTGTATTGCTTCTTGGGTTCGTTGCCATCTACATCATCCAAAAGCTAGTCCGTTATTGGAGTGCACTGCGTTCTATCCA GAATCTCCCAGGATACCGTATTCTCTTTCGCGACGTCAGTGCAGCGTCCTTCCTGGGATCGATTCCTGGAGTAGCACCAGGATTCAATGCAAACTTTCAGGATAAACATAGTA TAGCACTCTCAACTGCTGATGCCGATGTAGCCAAG GAAATCACGTCGTCTCGATATCGTTTCCCCAAGCCCATCGATCAGTATGAGGCCCTGTCTGTGTACGGACTCAATATTGTCGCATCGGAAGGTGATGATTGGAAGAGATATAGAAAGATTGCTGCTCCAGCATTTTCAGAC CGTAACAATAAACTGGTCTGGGAGGAAACTGTGAAAATTATGGATGGATTATTTGATGAGGTCTGGAAGAATCAAGACGTGGTTACAGTCGATCATTGCTTAGACATCACTCTGCCA ATTGCTCTATTTGTGATTGGAGTTGCAG GTTTCGGCAAATCTATGACATGGCATGATGAAGATCAAGGCATACCCGCTGGTCATAGCCTATCGTTCAAGGATTCGCTCCATACAGCGTCAGTTGATATTACAATCAAATTGCTTTTTCCAGATATCCTGTTGAAATATGGCACCCCACGTCTACGGAGGGTTAGGAAAGCGTACCAGGAGCTTGGG GTATACATGGCCGAGATGGTTCAAGAGCGGACTGCTTCTGAAAAAGCAGAGCGCCACGATCTTTTTACTAATCTGCTGGAAGCAAACAACGATGATTCAGATGGGGTTCGTCTAACCTCTGATGAACTTATTG GTaacattttcatttttcttttggCTGGCCACGAG ACTACTGCCCACACTCTGTGCTTTACATTTGCTCTTCTGGCCATGCACGAGGATGAGCAAGAAAAATTGTTCCAACATATAAAGACCACTTTGCCTGATGGTAGAATGCCA ACATACGACGATATGCCTCGTTTAACCTATTCCATGGC AGTCTTCTATGAGACTCTACGTCTTTTCCCACCA GCACCTCTGGTTCCAAAAATCAGTTCTGAGGATACAGTTCTCACAGTAGGAAATATTCACGGTCAGAAACGCGTCGTTCCCGTCGCAAAAGGTACCAGGGTAATCGTCCATATCCCTGGGCTCCACTACAATC CTCGCTACTGGGATGATCCCGAGTCTTTCAGGCCATCTCGTTTTTTGTCTCCGGATTGGAATCGCGACGCCTTCCTTCCATTCAGCGCCG GCGCGCGTGCATGCCTGGGAAGAAA GTTCTTCGAGACAGAAGGGATTGCAGCTTTAACTATGTTGGTATCGCGCTACAAAATCAAGGTTAAATACGAACCAGAATTTGCGGCAGAATCGTTCGAACAACGTTACAACCGCATTCTAAAGGCATACACCAGACTTACATTGAC GCCTGAGCGGGTGCCATTAACGTTTCTTCGCAGGTCGTAA
- a CDS encoding G1/S-specific cyclin pas1, translating into MGKGKGKRTQEICSNRSSSTSRSATPVSRDPSPEIGNFMEVDYIDNFLGASSEMEDDPPPKASKYSYPYVKEDYNGAGRAFGTGLTFMDQLKQDQFEPQRAENLYYPFASKDEWELSLFLLRSDMSVGMLNDFLKLELIKKLNLSYKSAKDLRNQAEILPSGPQWKSQTIIPEIPSKNQLTLFYRDGLECIKALLISPLLQDSMHFSPFKLFDKCNEMMRVYTEWFSGDIAHFMQYNKVPKDQLPKGATLVPPIISTDKTNISNMTGGRVAYPGLISIANIMMNFLHRSKAVNGMMAARLYHQCMDIALELVKQTARVGTTMADALGNNRFCFTPLAALIVDTPESALAACVAGSTSSVTLAQYETFGDSFRHPSRTADHTINTIMAINNVKPPNHLEPYLKESKKHRLNGVHLPFWRDWPLSDPSAFLTPEPLHHWHKMFWDHDAKWCIAAVGGSELDFRFSILQHRTGFRHFKEGISSLKQVTGREHRDVQRYIVALIADTVSTPFILAIRSLMDFRYLAQSQTISEAMCLRIEQALQDFHANKQAILDAGARRGKKNNPIDNFYIPKLEFLQSVVHTIRLNGCAIQWSADTTEHAHIEVVKAPSSSSNNQRYEPQVCRYLDRRDKLRNFDLFTAIREMRIDFWAIHSATITDEEEQEEGDEGEENGEVVMDTTSELLSTIMLMTTFQSAKSNRIVDYFYKASLYERGVLEGPVPYRTFSCSKNIVAHLSRDASSKRLHIDEVASIFKIPDLRPAIADYVSLINKESNPRQTNSRGYHIKGITGRRVSPPGCPLPYSKLEVWHKVRIQSTAYQYPHEILEAVTLNAYPPSNKHPFGYFDSAIINVDESEEWPRSGLQGHSVVDIRIIFRIVGETPSTVSPNITGRFLAYVQRFENQVVLAHLPLTTAQTPKDSSQSASSSKQKFASSLVDQAVSTLSEIWHPQDIPSVFLPPAKVGGSSFPPTHSRPTSKQISSDLQSIASHTHPIHPHNSHPSVSGHNPSPTLLLASGTKSDQILPLKSFVYKVLRHSRTSKNVLQIALCYLESIRPKVPQILQEENIGIRSYAQPKSSIQKATPEELAMDAELTALENSGKINIINNFIDNSMQTFCVADSGSQDLAESCIYPQDSLSSVDVQVSTAPLSTTLSLPSPLLCPRRAFLASLILASKFSQEKCYSNRAWARLSGLPPREIGRCECALAQALQWRLWVGKCAFGENAATAT; encoded by the exons atgggaaagggcaagggcaagagaACTCAGGAAATCTGT TCCAATCGTTCAAGCTCTACATCTAGATCAGCAACCCCCGTATCTCGAGACCCTTCTCCCGAAATTGGTAATTTTATGGAAGTGGACTATATCGACAATTTTCTTGGCGCGTCAtcagagatggaagatgaccCACCCCCCAAGGCATCAAAATACAGCTATCCGTACGTGAAGGAGGATTATAACGGGGCTGGAAGAGCATTTGGAACAGGCCTTACATTCATGGATCAGCTCAAACAGGATCAATTCGAACCCCAGCGGGCGGAAAATTTGTACTATCCTTTTGCCTCgaaagatgaatgggagCTCTCCCTGTTCCTACTTCGCTCTGACATGAGCGTAGGAATGCTGAATGAttttttgaaacttgaacTG ATAAAAAAACTTAACTTGTCCTACAAGTCAGCAAAAGATCTACGCAACCAGGCAGAGATCCTTCCCTCTGGTCCGCAGTGGAAGAGTCAAACGATCATACCAGAAATACCAAGCAAAAATCAGCTAACGCTTTTTTACCgcgatggattggaatgTATCAAGGCGCTTCTCATCAGTCCCTTGCTCCAAGATAGCATGCACTTTAGCCcattcaagctcttcgacaAGTGCAACGAGATGATGCGGGTATACACTGAGTGGTTTAGCGGTGACATTGCGCATTTTATGCAG TATAACAAGGTTCCCAAGGACCAGCTCCCAAAAGGAGCAACACTTGTACCTCCTATTATTTCCACGGATAAAaccaacatttccaacatgaCCGGAGGCCGTGTCGCCTACCCTGGCCTTATCAGCATTGCCAACATAATGATGAAC TTTCTTCATCGCTCCAAAGCtgtgaatgggatgatggCAGCACGGCTATATCACCAGTGCATGGACATTGCTCTAGAATTGGTCAAACAAACTGCGAGGGTGGGAACCACCATGGCAGATGCATTGGGGAATAATCGTTTCTGCTTTACACCGCTTGCTGCCCTTATCGTTGATACTCCAGAATCTGCTCTGGCGGCTTGCGTCGCAGGATCCACATCCTCTGTGACGTTGGCACAATACGAGACGTTTGGGGATTCCTTTCGCCACCCTTCCCGAACTGCAGATCATacaatcaacaccatcatggCCATCAACAATGTTAAGCCCCCTAATCATCTCGAACCATATctaaaagaaagcaaaaagcaccGTCTCAATGGGGTTCACCTACCGTTTTGGAGAGATTGGCCCTTGTCTGATCCTTCTGCATTCCTTACGCCTGAACCCCTTCATCACTGGCACAAGATGTTCTGGGATCATGATGCAAAATGGTGCATTGCTGCAGTCGGAGGTTCCGAATTggattttcgattttcgatTTTACAGCACCGCACTGGTTTCCGACACTTCAAGGAAGGGATTTCTTCCTTGAAACAAGTGACCGGTAGGGAACATCGGGACGTTCAGCGATACATTGTTGCTCTcattgcagacacagtcaGTACACCCTTTATCTTAGCCATCCGGTCTCTGATGGACTTTCGGTATCTCGCACAATCTCAAACAATCTCCGAGGCAATGTGTCTCAGAATTGAGCAGGCACTGCAAGATTTCCATGCCAATAAACAAGCCATCCTTGACGCGGGAGCACGTCgaggtaaaaaaaacaacccaaTCGATAATTTCTATATTCCAAAACTCGAGTTTTTGCAAAGTGTAGTACACACAATTAGACTAAATGGATGTGCAATCCAATGGTCTGCAGACACGACAGAGCATGCACATATCGAGGTGGTCAAAGCCCCTTCCAGTTCCAGCAATAATCAAAGATACGAGCCTCAAGTTTGTCGATACCTTGATCGTCGTGACAAATTGCGCAATTTCGATTTGTTTACAGCTATACGAGAAATGAGGATCGATTTTTGGGCTATACACTCTGCAACAATtacggatgaggaggagcaggaggagggggatgagggGGAGGAAAACGGCGAGGTTGTGATGGACACAACGTCAGAACTTCTTTCAACAATCATGCTGATGACAACCTTTCAATCAGCAAAGTCCAATCGCATTGTGGATTACTTCTACAAAGCTAGTCTCTATGAGCGTGGCGTATTGGAAGGCCCAGTCCCCTACAGAACATTTTCTTGCAGCAAAAACATTGTTGCCCATTTATCTAGGGATGCTAGTTCCAAAAGATTGCATATCGACGAGGTTGCGAGCATTTTTAAAATTCCCGACCTACGACCAGCAATTGCCGATTATGTGTCACTCATCAATAAGGAATCAAATCCGAGACAGACCAATTCTCGAGGTTATCACATCAAGGGGATAACTGGCAGGCGTGTTTCTCCTCCCGGTTGTCCGTTGCCGTATTCAAAACTTGAGGTATGGCATAAGGTCCGTATACAGTCGACTGCGTACCAATACCCTCATGAGATCCTGGAGGCAGTCACACTTAATGCATATCCGCCATCTAACAAACATCCTTTTGGATACTTCGATTCAGCAATCATAAACGTGGATGAATCTGAGGAGTGGCCTCGCAGCGGGCTTCAAG GCCATTCTGTCGTCGACATTCGTATTATTTTTCGCATTGTCGGAGAGACACCCAGTACTGTGTCTCCCAATATTACTGGAAGATTTCTCGCATACGTCCAACGTTTTGAG aatcaagtcGTTCTCGCTCATCTTCCGCTCACCACTGCCCAAactccaaaggattcttcccagagtgcctcttcctctaaacaaaaattcgCCTCCAGTCTTGTCG atCAAGCTGTCAGCACCTTGTCCGAGATCTGGCACCCTCAGGATATTCCTTCCGTGTTCCTACCCCCCGCCAAAGTAGGGGGTAGCTCTTTTCCTCCTACTCATTCCCGTCCAACTTCCAAGCAGATCTCTTCCGATTTGCAATCCATAGCGTCTCATACACATCCAATACATCCACACAACAGTCATCCCTCCGTATCCGGCCATAACCCTTCCCCGACCCTCTTGCTTGCCTCGGGCACCAAATCCGATCAGATATTACCCCTCAAGTCTTTTGTTTATAAAGTCCTTCGCCACTCAAGGACATCTAAAAACGTACTGCAGATAGCACTATGTTATCTAGAATccattcgtcccaaggtCCCACAGATTTTGCAAGAGGAAAACATCGGCATTCGCTCTTATGCTCAGCCCAAAAGCAGTATTCAGAAAGCTACCCCAGAAGAGCTGGCGATGGATGCTGAGCTTACTGCTCTTGAGAACTCCGGcaagatcaacatcatcaataatttcattgacaattCTATGCAAACATTCTGTGTTGCCGATTCTGGTTCACAAGATCTGGCTGAATCGTGCATCTATCCACAAGACTCTCTGTCCAGCGTAGATGTGCAGGTCTCAACGGCTCCTCTTTCCACCACcctttctttgccatctccCCTCCTGTGTCCCCGTAGAGCCTTTCTGGCATCCCTCATCctggcctccaaattttcaCAAGAAAAGTGTTATTCTAACCGTGCTTGGGCAAGGTTATCTGGTCTCCCACCTCGTGAAATTGGTCGCTGCGAATGTGCCCTCGCACAAGCCTTGCAATGGCGACTCTGGGTCGGCAAATGCGCCTTTGGTGAGAATGCTGCAACTGCCACATAG